The Chanos chanos chromosome 9, fChaCha1.1, whole genome shotgun sequence genome includes the window TGATctaaaccaaagaaaacaatcaACCCAATTTATTTAAAGTTTGTAATTCAGAGATTCTAAATATACTTCTAAACTGAGCTTTTTATTTAACCAGTTTAAATGCCTTACCTATTCATAGTAATCTGCCAGTAAGTTTCAGATGACAGAGGGATCCAAGTTAAGCTTCCACTATAGTAGGAGCTGTCCACTTCACCAAAAAGGATAAAACTGCCACTTTGGTCACTTTAGGAAAAATAGGACTGAGCATTAGAGCAGACAACAACACTATCCTCTTGTCTGACTTTCGTATAATTTAGTTTAAAATAAAGGACTACACTAATCACTTTAGTACACAGAATTATTATACTATTCCGGGGCACAAAAACCAATTTAAAGTTTCACTGGAATTCTGTTCTTGAAACTTGCAAATagtcaaaatattttcacaaagGGATTTTCAGTTCATGAATTAAGAGTCTTACTTGTTGCTCAGGTAGACAGAGAAGAGGTTCTGGGAGACCAGGTTCTGACTCATCATGTTGTCAAAGACAGGTGTGGCCCCAGAGGCTGAGATGGAAGGGAAGGCCAGGCCCAGGATGCCATCAGCCTGCATACTGGCCATGAAAGCAGCCTCAGTTGTGCTCAGCCCAAAGATCTGATTGGTCACTGAGAGCCCACCAACCTTACATATCGGAAATAGGGAGAACATTACAGCTGAGGTCACAGTGTTCTCTAAGcttctctccactctctctcgcaCTACTGTAGCATGGCACATTTTCATGAACAGCTGCTGTCCTTGtgcactttttttattttgttgtcagCATAGCCTATGCCAAATGCTACTTTGTTTTCACTTACCACCACAGTGTCATATCCAAGATATCCATTCATACTGCCAGTGCCATACTGGACTGAAACGGTTTGGGAGGACCACTGGAAGGTGCTAGAAGCCAGAGGGTTGAATTCAGCATGATtctctgagggagagaagacgACACATCAAAAAATACTACAAGTAGGTTTTCACTCCCTCTATCATTAGGTCTTACACCATGACAACTGAATGAGAGGAAGTTACTTTACTTAGCCACCTGTGTAACCTCAGTTTTAAATGAAACCCAACTATGTTTCTGGTGTTGGACCATGAGTTTGGTCAATAACATAATAAACACCAACATAGCAATTACTCAGAAAGCCCTATAAAATGGAGTACTCACGGCAGGCTTGGCTGGAGCAGTAAACAGAGGGCACCCACAGGTTGGAGGAGCCAGTGTCAAAGATCACTTTGAAACTCTGAGGTGGAGTCCCGATGGAGATAACACCATAGTAAGACAACTGTAGAAAGACAGAAGCATGGATGTGTAACATATTATAAAGGCAGAATCACTCAGTATGAATGCAAAGACTTCCACTACATAGATTCTGTACTGCTTCTGAGAGACTCACATCAGCATCATTGGTCATCGTTTCAACACCATTCTGTATGAATTTAACTATGGGGTTGTATGGATACTTCTTCCTGTACTCCTCCCAcatccccctctctttcagctgttctctgactgtttttCCTTTGATTAAGGGCACCCTGTAGTACGAGAGAAAGATAGACGAATAGAgaaaatttattttttgatCTATATTGAAGTCATAGTTACTCTTTCCGTGAGAATACACAATATAATAACCTTAATTCTCATGTTCTAAACTCTGTCTTGGCTCAATTACCTACAGTAACACAAAAGATTTCTAATGTAGCAGCAACCTTCTCAAAAGATATCTGTTTTTGCTTGTCTTTCTGAGAGTTTTTACTTACCTGACACACTCAGTGAGTGCCACCAAAGCACAGAGGACAACTGCCCACTTCATCGCTGCTGCGAGTCGTTCTGCTTCGAGTTGATGAGATCAGAGTAGTTCTGTCCACCTAGTAACACAACATCCCAAGACCTCTGCTTTATATATGCTAGAGTACCTGTGATCTTATCTTCAAGAAATCATATTAATGTGATAAGAGGGCAAGATCTTAACCAGACTGTAAATAACCATCTGAAACAATGTCTTAGCTGTTTCATAACAATTTTTTGGTCAGGTGAGGACAAGGGCTTTCAGTAGGACACAGTGAATGAACGTGTCCTTTACATCTGCATATAAATGTCATGTGCACTTAGATTAAAgcataa containing:
- the LOC115820111 gene encoding pepsin A-like, with product MKWAVVLCALVALTECVRVPLIKGKTVREQLKERGMWEEYRKKYPYNPIVKFIQNGVETMTNDADLSYYGVISIGTPPQSFKVIFDTGSSNLWVPSVYCSSQACQNHAEFNPLASSTFQWSSQTVSVQYGTGSMNGYLGYDTVVVGGLSVTNQIFGLSTTEAAFMASMQADGILGLAFPSISASGATPVFDNMMSQNLVSQNLFSVYLSNNDQSGSFILFGEVDSSYYSGSLTWIPLSSETYWQITMNSFTIYGSAVGCAGGCQAILDTGTSVIVAPSTDFNNIVSWIGGTVDEYGDVIVNCNNINSMPPVTFTLNGNAFTIPASAYVSQSNGECMAGFGNGGSQQLWILGDVFLRQFYAVFDRQYNAVALAPIV